Within the Pseudomonas oryzae genome, the region CCCGGGTAGATCTCGACGCCGAGGTTCTCGGCCTGTTGGGCCAGCCAGCGGCACAGGTTGCCGAGGGAGATGATGTAGTTGCCTTCGTTGTGCATGGTCCTGGGCACGGCGAAGTCGGGGATCTTGCTGGCGGCGGAGTCGTTCTTCAGCAGATAGATGTCGTCGCGCTTGACCGGGGTGTTGAGCGGCGCGCCGAGGGCCTGCCAGTCGGGGAACAGTTCATCGAGCGCGCGTGGCTCGAACACCGCGCCGGAGAGGATGTGGGCGCCGACTTCGGAGCCTTTCTCCACCACGCAGACGCTGAGCTCCTGGCCGGCTTCGGCGGCCTTCTGCTTCAGACGGCAGGCGGCGGACAGGCCGGCAGGGCCCGCTCCGACGATGACCACGTCGAATTCCATGTATTCGCGTTGCATGTGTTGTTGTCCTCGCAACTCTTCGCGGCAGGGGCAGGCAAAAAAAAGGGCAACCCCGGGGTTGCCCATGCCCTCAATGTCCTCTGCCTGTACCTGGGGGCCAATGCGCTGCTCGCGCAACGGGGTGTGGAATCAGCCGAGCTGTCAGCCGAGCTGGGCGCTCAGCTCGGGAATGGCCTCGAACAGGTCGGCGACCAGGCCGTAGTCGGCGACCTGGAAGATCGGCGCCTCCTCGTCCTTGTTGATCGCCACGATCACCCTGGAGTCCTTCATGCCGGCCAGATGCTGGATCGCCCCGGAAATGCCGACGGCGACGTACAGCTGCGGCGCAACGATCTTGCCGGTCTGCCCCACCTGCAGGTCGTTGGGCACGAAGCCGGCGTCGACGGCGGCGCGCGAGGCACCCACGGCGGCGCCGAGCTTGTCGGCCAGGCCGTAGAGCAGGGCGAAGTTGTCGCCGTTCTGCATGCCGCGCCCGCCGGAGATCACCACCTTGGCGGCGGTCAGCTCGGGGCGTTCGGACTTGGCCAGCTCCTCACCGACGAAGCTGGACACGCCGGCATCGCAGGATGCGCCGACGGCTTCGATGCTCGCGCTGCCGCCCTCGGCGGCCACCGCGTCGAAGCCGGTGCCGCGCACGGTGATCACCTTGACCGCCGCACTCGACTGCACGGTGGCGATGGCGTTGCCGGCGTAGATCGGCCGCTGGAAGGTGTCGGCGGAAACCACCTTGACGATCTCGGAGATCTGCTCGACGTCGAGCAGCGCGGCGACGCGCGGCAGGTAGTTCTTGCCGTTGGTGGTGGCCGGCGCCAGCACGTGGCTGTAGCCGCTCCGCGCCAGCTCGACGATCAGCGGCGCGAGGTTTTCCGGCAACTGGTGGGCGTAGGCCGGGGCGTCGGCGCGCAGCACCTTGGCCACGCCGGCGACCTGGGCCGCGGCTTCGGCGACCGCGCCGCAGCCTTGGCCGGCGACCAGCACATGGATGTCGCCACCGATCTGGCTGGCGGCGGCCACGGTATTGAGGGTGGCGGCAGCCAGGGCACTGTTGTTGTGTTCAGCGATTACCAGGATTGCCATCTCAGATCACCTTCGCTTCGTTCTGCAGTTTCTCGACCAGCTCGGCCACCGACTTGACCTTGATCCCGGCGCTGCGCGCGGCCGGGGCCTCGACCTTGAGCACCTTGACGCTGGAGGCGGTGGACACGCCGAGAGCATCCGGAGTCAGTACGTCGAGCGGCTTCTTCTTGGCCTTCATGATGTTGGGCAGCGAGGCGTAGCGCGGCTCGTTGAGGCGCAGGTCGGTGGTGACGATGGCCGGCAGTTTCAGTGAAACGGTCTGCAGACCGCCGTCGATCTCGCGGGTGACGTTGACCTTGTCGCCGGCCACCTCGACCTTGGAGGCGAAGGTGCCCTGGGCGAAGCCGGTCAGCGCGGCGAGCATCTGCCCGGTCTGGTTGTTGTCGCTGTCGATGGCCTGCTTGCCGGTGATCACCAGCTGCGGCTGTTCCTTGTCGACCACCGCCTTGAGCAGCTTGGCGACGGCCAGCGAGCCCAGCTCGTCATTGGCCTCGACCAGCACGGCGCGGTCGGCGCCGAGGGCCAGGGCGGTGCGCAGTTGCTCCTGGGCGGCGCTCGGACCGACCGAGACCACGACGACCTCAGAGGCGATGCCCTTTTCCTTGAGGCGTACCGCTTCTTCCACGGCGATCTCGCAGAAGGGGTTCATGGCCATCTTGACGTTGGCCAGGTCGACGCCGGAATTGTCCGCCTTGACCCGGACCTTGACGTTGTAGTCGACCACGCGCTTTACCGCGACCAGTACTTTCATGTCGGTTTCCTCTCTCAGATGCGCTCGAAGACCGCGGCGATGCCCTGGCCGCCGCCGATGCACATGGTCACCAGGGCGTAGCGGCCGCCGGTGCGCTCGAGCTCGTAGAGGGCCTTGAGGGTGATGATGGTGCCGGTGGCGCCGATCGGGTGGCCGAGGGAGATGCCCGAGCCGTTGGGGTTGACCTTGGCCGGGTCGAGGCCGAGTACCTGGGTGACGGCGCAGGCCTGGGCGGCGAACGCCTCGTTGGCCTCGACCACGTCGATGTCGGCGATGGCGAGACCGGCGCGCTCCAGGGCCAGCTTGGAAGCCGGGACCGGGCCGATGCCCATGTGCATCGGGTCGACGCCGGCCAGGGCGTAGGACAGCATGCGCGCCATCGGCTTGAGGCCGCGGCGCTCGGCGGTGGCGCGCTCCATCAGCACCACGGCGGCGGCGCCGTCGTTGAGGCTGGAGGCGTTGCCCGGGGTCACGGTGCCGTCGTTGCGCTCGAAGGCCGGCTTGAGCTTGCTCAGCTCCTCGATGGTCACGTTGTCGCGCACGTGCTCGTCGGTGTCGAACACCACCTCGCCACGGCGGGTCTTCAGGGTGATCGGCAGGATCTGCTCCTTGAAGCGGCCCTCGGCGATGGCCTGGGCGGCGCGGCGGTGCGATTCCACCGCCAGCTCGTCCTGCGCCTCGCGGGAGATGGCGTAGGTGCGGCGCACGTTCTCGGCGGTGATGCCCATGTGCACCTTGTGCATCGGGTCGGTCAGCGCGCCGATCAGCATGTCGGTCATGCCGGTGTCGCCCATGCGCGCGCCGAAGCGCATCGCCGAGGAGGAGTAGGGCGCGCGGCTCATCATGTCGACGCCGCCGGCCAGGGCGATGTCGGCGTCGCCGAGCAGGATGCCCTGGGCGGCGGTGACGATGGCCTGCAGGCCCGAGCCGCACAGGCGGTTGACGGTCAGCGCGGTGGAGTTCTCGCTGACGCCGCTCTTCAGGGCGACCACGCGGGAGATGTACATGTCGGCCGGTTCGGTGTGGATGACGTTGCCGAACACCACCTGGTCGACCTCGTTGCCGCCGACCTCGGCGCGCTGCAGGGCCTCGCGGGCAACCATGGCGCCCAGGTCGCCGGGGGCGAAGTCCTTGAGGCTGCCGCCGAAATCGCCGATTGCCGTACGGACGCCGCTGACGATCACTACTTCACGCTGATTCATGGGGGATATCCTTGTTTTTATGCAGAAAATGGCTGGTTAGTCTTTGCTGATGCGGGTCTTGCCGGCGGCGACCAGTTGCTCGAGCAGGGCCGCGGGCTGGAACCACTGCTCGCCGTAGGCGCCGAGCTGCGCGCGGTACTGGCGGATGCCGGCCAGCACGCGCTCGAGGCCGAGGTGCTCGGCGTAGTGCAGCGGGCCGCCCAGCCAGGTGGGGAAGCCGTAGCCGCAGGTCCATACCAGGTCGATGTCGCCGGCGCGCAGGGCGATGCCTTCGTCGAGGATCTGGATGCCTTCGTTGATCAGCATGAACAGGCAGCGATCGTGGATTTCCTGGTCGCTGATCGCGCGGCGCTGGATACCCAGCTCGGCTGCCAGGCGCTCGGCCATGGCCAGCACTTCCGGGTCGTCCTGCCGCTCGCGGCCTTCGTAGATGTACATGCCGCGGCCGGTCTTCTGGCCCAGACGGCCGAGGGCGTAGAGCTCGTCGGCCAGGCGGTAGTAGCTGGGGTCGCTGGCCAGCGCCTCGCGCAGCGGCGTGCGGATCAGGTAGCCGACGTCGATGCCGACCAGGTCGTACATGCTCAGCACACCCATGGCCAGGCCGAGGTCGGTCAGCACGCGGTCGATCTGCGCCGGGGTGGCGCCTTCCAGCAGCAGGCGGTGCGCCTCGCGGGCGTAGGGCTCGAGCATGCGGTTGCCGATGAAGCCGTAGCACACCCCGGAAACCACCGGCAGCTTGCCGATCTGCTTGCCCAGCTTGAGCGCGGTGGCCAGCACGTCGAGGGCGGTCTCCTTGCCGCGCACCACTTCCAGCAGGCGCATGACGTTGGCCGGGCTGAAGAAGTGCAGGCCGATCACGTCCTGCGGGCGGCGGGTGAAGGCGGCGATCCGGTCGACGTCGAGGGTCGAGGTGTTGGTGGCGAGGATGGCGCCGGGCTTGCACACCTCGTCGAGGGTGGCGAACACCTGGCGCTTGACCTCCATGCTCTCGAACACCGCCTCGATCACCAGGTCGGCGTCGGCCAGGTCGGCGTAGTCGAGGGTGCCGGCCAGCAGGGCCATGCGCTGCTCGACCTGGTCCTGGGTCAGCTTGCCGCGCTTGGCGGTGATCTCGTAGTTCTTGCGGATCTGCGCCAGGCCGCGGTCCAGCGCCTCGCGCTTCTGCTCGAGC harbors:
- a CDS encoding electron transfer flavoprotein subunit alpha/FixB family protein; the encoded protein is MAILVIAEHNNSALAAATLNTVAAASQIGGDIHVLVAGQGCGAVAEAAAQVAGVAKVLRADAPAYAHQLPENLAPLIVELARSGYSHVLAPATTNGKNYLPRVAALLDVEQISEIVKVVSADTFQRPIYAGNAIATVQSSAAVKVITVRGTGFDAVAAEGGSASIEAVGASCDAGVSSFVGEELAKSERPELTAAKVVISGGRGMQNGDNFALLYGLADKLGAAVGASRAAVDAGFVPNDLQVGQTGKIVAPQLYVAVGISGAIQHLAGMKDSRVIVAINKDEEAPIFQVADYGLVADLFEAIPELSAQLG
- a CDS encoding electron transfer flavoprotein subunit beta/FixA family protein, with amino-acid sequence MKVLVAVKRVVDYNVKVRVKADNSGVDLANVKMAMNPFCEIAVEEAVRLKEKGIASEVVVVSVGPSAAQEQLRTALALGADRAVLVEANDELGSLAVAKLLKAVVDKEQPQLVITGKQAIDSDNNQTGQMLAALTGFAQGTFASKVEVAGDKVNVTREIDGGLQTVSLKLPAIVTTDLRLNEPRYASLPNIMKAKKKPLDVLTPDALGVSTASSVKVLKVEAPAARSAGIKVKSVAELVEKLQNEAKVI
- a CDS encoding acetyl-CoA C-acyltransferase family protein — encoded protein: MNQREVVIVSGVRTAIGDFGGSLKDFAPGDLGAMVAREALQRAEVGGNEVDQVVFGNVIHTEPADMYISRVVALKSGVSENSTALTVNRLCGSGLQAIVTAAQGILLGDADIALAGGVDMMSRAPYSSSAMRFGARMGDTGMTDMLIGALTDPMHKVHMGITAENVRRTYAISREAQDELAVESHRRAAQAIAEGRFKEQILPITLKTRRGEVVFDTDEHVRDNVTIEELSKLKPAFERNDGTVTPGNASSLNDGAAAVVLMERATAERRGLKPMARMLSYALAGVDPMHMGIGPVPASKLALERAGLAIADIDVVEANEAFAAQACAVTQVLGLDPAKVNPNGSGISLGHPIGATGTIITLKALYELERTGGRYALVTMCIGGGQGIAAVFERI
- a CDS encoding 3-hydroxyacyl-CoA dehydrogenase NAD-binding domain-containing protein encodes the protein MYSLIDYSLDNELALIGLSRAPVNALGLTLRQELQAAFRQASADPAVKAMVVYGRGLPFCAGADIAEFGGADFTASPCLPELLIELAASRKPMVAAIGGLALGGGLELALACGYRIGEPKARLGLPEITLGLLPGAGGTQRLPRLIGAEAALETILSGQPLRAERALELGLVERLAASADDLLDAARAYARELLQAGAPAQPAYPHAEPGVALPDNFFVDYTAKKSAQWKGQLAPHLALEAVRIACEQPQAVGLAREQELFMEAMDSPQSKALRHLFFAEREAGKVPGIDASLPLRTIRKVAVIGAGTMGGGIAMNFANIGMPVVLLEQKREALDRGLAQIRKNYEITAKRGKLTQDQVEQRMALLAGTLDYADLADADLVIEAVFESMEVKRQVFATLDEVCKPGAILATNTSTLDVDRIAAFTRRPQDVIGLHFFSPANVMRLLEVVRGKETALDVLATALKLGKQIGKLPVVSGVCYGFIGNRMLEPYAREAHRLLLEGATPAQIDRVLTDLGLAMGVLSMYDLVGIDVGYLIRTPLREALASDPSYYRLADELYALGRLGQKTGRGMYIYEGRERQDDPEVLAMAERLAAELGIQRRAISDQEIHDRCLFMLINEGIQILDEGIALRAGDIDLVWTCGYGFPTWLGGPLHYAEHLGLERVLAGIRQYRAQLGAYGEQWFQPAALLEQLVAAGKTRISKD